A window of the Thermoleophilia bacterium SCSIO 60948 genome harbors these coding sequences:
- a CDS encoding sulfotransferase, with amino-acid sequence MQSGSEGDRRDPGSPEAAERGSVALAPGAERGALPNLIVIGAQKCGTSGLHFYLGLHPEIQMSQPKEVNFFIRERNWDRGVEWYRGLFDPSKPIRGEASPNYTADPVFSGVPARMHSVVPDVRLIYIVRDPIERIGAHWVHNYAKQRTQTGLTETLRRDRTTYVARSLYHDQLSRFLEYYSLDQVLIIEQEDLRADREKTLRTVFDFAGVAPDFTHPRFRHERHRTDRKTRPTPLGNRLAKSRAKSARRVVPERAWALASGYWPLARRIERPARDDLVAAIPDDVLAELREDAARMRELSGRRFRRWSI; translated from the coding sequence ATGCAATCAGGCTCAGAAGGCGATCGACGCGACCCGGGGTCCCCCGAGGCCGCGGAGCGCGGATCCGTGGCGCTGGCTCCCGGAGCCGAGCGCGGCGCGCTTCCGAACCTGATCGTGATCGGCGCCCAGAAGTGCGGCACGAGCGGCCTGCACTTCTACCTCGGCCTGCACCCCGAGATCCAGATGTCGCAGCCGAAGGAGGTCAACTTCTTCATCCGCGAGCGCAACTGGGACCGCGGCGTCGAGTGGTACCGGGGTCTGTTCGACCCCTCGAAGCCGATCCGCGGCGAGGCCTCGCCGAACTACACCGCCGACCCGGTCTTCTCCGGCGTCCCGGCGCGGATGCACTCCGTCGTTCCCGACGTGCGGCTGATCTACATCGTCCGCGACCCGATCGAGCGGATCGGCGCCCACTGGGTCCACAACTACGCCAAGCAGCGCACGCAGACCGGCCTCACCGAGACGCTCCGCCGCGACCGCACGACCTACGTCGCGCGCAGCCTCTACCACGACCAGCTCTCGCGCTTCCTCGAGTACTACTCGCTCGATCAGGTGCTGATCATCGAGCAGGAGGACCTGCGCGCCGACCGCGAGAAGACGCTTCGCACGGTCTTCGACTTCGCCGGCGTCGCGCCCGACTTCACCCACCCGCGCTTCCGCCACGAGCGCCACCGCACGGACCGAAAGACGCGCCCGACCCCGCTCGGCAACCGGCTCGCGAAGTCACGCGCCAAGTCCGCGCGCCGCGTCGTCCCCGAGCGCGCCTGGGCGCTGGCGAGCGGCTACTGGCCGCTGGCCAGGCGGATCGAGCGCCCGGCGCGCGACGACCTCGTCGC